One Serinicoccus chungangensis genomic window carries:
- a CDS encoding YidH family protein, protein MSKGSGRARFPRSVYALGSDPDPRFSLANERTFLAWIRTALAFLAAGVALEALAVPIAPGYRLAASAVFVVLGMLAAVQAWVGWFRVERAMREGRTLPPLTIGAVIAVGVLLAILLVAAGLLA, encoded by the coding sequence ATGAGCAAGGGCTCCGGGCGCGCCCGGTTCCCCCGGTCGGTCTACGCCCTGGGCAGCGACCCCGACCCGCGGTTCAGCCTGGCCAACGAGCGCACCTTCCTCGCCTGGATCCGCACCGCGCTGGCCTTCCTGGCGGCCGGGGTGGCGCTCGAGGCGCTGGCGGTGCCCATCGCGCCGGGGTACCGGCTGGCGGCCTCCGCCGTCTTCGTCGTCCTCGGGATGCTGGCGGCGGTGCAGGCGTGGGTCGGCTGGTTCCGCGTGGAGCGCGCGATGCGCGAGGGTCGGACCCTCCCACCCCTCACCATCGGTGCGGTCATCGCCGTCGGCGTGCTGCTGGCCATCCTGCTCGTCGC